In one Paraburkholderia azotifigens genomic region, the following are encoded:
- a CDS encoding VacJ family lipoprotein: MKMRTAALALAAASLATGCATGTDRKPGDPLEPMNRAIFSFNDALDRTVAVPIAKGYQKVTPQPLRQAISNFFSNLGDLDNFANSLLQLHIKDATESLMRFAMNSTFGIGGLLDFATPAGLPKHKQDFGLTLGRWGVPSGPYLVLPLFGPSSFRDGLGYLVDFRANPITYLGAEIKYPLYFVQFVSVRSDLLGATTLLEQAALDKYSFVRDAYTQQRRSLLRGANAPASALPDYGDDDTGAEAPAGASGTAPSTVPGAAPLGLPNQAEPAEGASGAGGTGGAGGKKRAPTNDESVPNYEDPGEGSAPSPASTSTPATGTAPAQNTTPAPTPDKPASQ; this comes from the coding sequence ATGAAGATGCGTACAGCCGCGCTGGCATTGGCCGCCGCGAGTCTTGCAACGGGGTGTGCAACGGGCACCGACCGGAAACCCGGCGACCCGCTCGAGCCGATGAACCGCGCGATTTTCAGTTTCAATGACGCGCTCGATCGCACGGTCGCCGTGCCGATTGCGAAGGGTTATCAAAAGGTCACGCCGCAGCCGCTGCGTCAGGCCATCAGCAACTTCTTCTCGAACCTCGGCGACCTCGATAACTTCGCGAACAGCCTGCTCCAGTTGCACATCAAGGACGCAACGGAAAGCCTGATGCGTTTCGCAATGAACTCGACCTTCGGTATCGGCGGCCTGCTCGACTTCGCGACGCCCGCCGGTCTGCCGAAGCACAAGCAGGACTTTGGTCTGACGCTCGGCCGCTGGGGCGTGCCGTCGGGTCCGTATCTGGTGTTGCCGCTGTTCGGTCCAAGCTCGTTCCGCGACGGTCTCGGCTATCTGGTCGACTTCCGCGCCAATCCGATCACGTATCTGGGCGCAGAAATCAAGTATCCGCTGTACTTCGTGCAGTTCGTCAGTGTGCGTTCGGATCTGCTCGGCGCGACGACGCTGCTTGAACAGGCTGCGCTCGACAAATACTCTTTCGTGCGCGACGCCTATACGCAGCAGCGCCGCTCGCTACTGCGCGGCGCGAACGCGCCGGCTTCGGCGTTGCCGGACTATGGCGACGACGACACGGGCGCGGAAGCGCCTGCGGGCGCATCGGGCACGGCGCCTTCTACTGTGCCGGGCGCCGCACCGCTCGGTTTGCCGAACCAAGCCGAGCCGGCGGAAGGCGCGTCGGGCGCAGGCGGGACGGGGGGCGCAGGCGGCAAGAAGCGCGCGCCGACCAACGACGAAAGCGTGCCGAACTACGAAGATCCGGGCGAAGGTTCGGCGCCGTCGCCTGCGTCCACGAGCACGCCTGCGACGGGCACGGCACCGGCTCAGAACACGACGCCCGCGCCCACGCCCGACAAGCCGGCTTCGCAGTAA
- a CDS encoding phosphorylase, protein MTARPDLMNANLPVIAVTGMAFEARIARGKGVEAVYAARADLLERALNEAVARGCAGIVSFGTAGGLAPDLAPGTLIVASSVHSPLGVVETDLHWAARIATVLDGTPLASKLRRGPIAGVAAPLVGAADKAALHASTGALAVDMESHLAGAIASANRLPFVVCRAIVDPAWRTLPSAATAGLRDDGTTAIVPILRELARQPSQLGGLLQVAADARAARATLVAARQLLERAGALRSL, encoded by the coding sequence ATGACGGCGCGGCCCGATCTCATGAACGCGAACCTGCCGGTCATCGCCGTGACGGGCATGGCGTTCGAAGCGCGCATCGCGCGCGGCAAGGGCGTCGAAGCGGTCTACGCGGCGCGCGCAGATCTGCTCGAACGCGCTTTGAACGAAGCCGTCGCGCGCGGCTGCGCGGGCATCGTCAGCTTCGGTACGGCGGGCGGGCTTGCGCCCGATCTCGCGCCCGGCACGCTGATCGTCGCGAGCAGCGTGCACAGCCCGCTCGGTGTCGTCGAGACGGATCTGCATTGGGCGGCCCGCATTGCTACTGTGCTCGACGGCACGCCGCTGGCGTCGAAGCTGCGGCGCGGGCCGATTGCGGGCGTTGCCGCACCGCTCGTCGGTGCCGCCGACAAGGCAGCGCTGCACGCATCCACAGGTGCGCTCGCTGTCGACATGGAGTCTCACCTTGCAGGCGCCATCGCCAGCGCGAACAGGCTGCCGTTCGTCGTGTGCCGCGCGATCGTCGATCCGGCGTGGCGCACCTTGCCGTCCGCCGCGACGGCCGGTCTGCGCGACGACGGTACCACGGCAATCGTTCCCATCCTGCGCGAACTGGCGCGCCAGCCTTCCCAACTGGGCGGTTTGCTCCAGGTCGCAGCCGATGCGCGCGCGGCCCGCGCAACCCTGGTCGCGGCGCGTCAGTTGCTGGAACGCGCGGGCGCGCTTCGGTCGCTCTGA
- a CDS encoding acyl-CoA thioesterase produces MNFHTRKWVKPEDLNPNGTLFGGSLLRWIDEEAAIYAICQLDNQRVVTKFMSEINFVSSARQGDIIELGMKATHFGTTSITLRAEVRNKITRKSILTVEKMVFVNLDENGNPAPHGRSKIRYADEAFERYSEKLRAMQQPGAVLASEAAEDVDQEADAAH; encoded by the coding sequence ATGAATTTCCACACACGCAAATGGGTCAAGCCCGAAGATCTCAACCCCAACGGCACGCTGTTCGGCGGCAGTCTGCTGCGCTGGATCGATGAAGAAGCCGCGATCTACGCGATCTGCCAGCTCGACAACCAGCGCGTCGTGACCAAGTTCATGTCGGAGATCAACTTCGTCAGTTCGGCGCGTCAGGGCGACATCATCGAACTCGGCATGAAGGCGACGCATTTCGGCACGACGTCGATCACGCTTCGTGCCGAAGTCCGCAACAAGATCACACGCAAGAGCATTCTCACCGTCGAAAAAATGGTGTTCGTGAATCTCGACGAGAACGGCAATCCGGCGCCGCACGGCCGCTCGAAGATCCGTTACGCGGATGAGGCGTTCGAGCGCTACAGCGAGAAGCTGCGCGCGATGCAGCAGCCGGGCGCCGTGCTGGCTTCCGAAGCCGCGGAAGACGTCGATCAGGAAGCGGACGCAGCGCATTAA
- the shc gene encoding squalene--hopene cyclase yields the protein MNDLSMTQTLGEALPQTLIDDHAPVAAALATGAAPVDALDAAVTRATDAILAAQKDDGHWVYELEADATIPAEYVLLVHYLGETPNVELEQKIARYLRRIQLPNGGWPLFTDGAMDVSASVKAYFALKMVGDAEDAEHMVRARECILANGGAEAANVFTRILLALFGVVTWYAVPMMPVEIMLLPKWFPFHLSKVSYWARTVIVPLLVLNAKRPVARNPRGVRIDELFRGAPVTTGLLPRSGHQSKSWFAFFRAVDGVLRVTDGLFPKASRERAIKAAVDFVDERLNGVDGLGAIFPAMANSVMMYDVLGYPADHPNRAIARESIEKLLVIHEDEAYCQPCLSPVWDTSLAAHALLETGDPRAEQAAEGGLAWLRPLQILDVRGDWTSRRPDVRPGGWAFQYNNAHYPDVDDTAVVALAMHRSAALTKSNVDANAIARAREWVVGMQSSDGGWGAFEPENTQYYLNNIPFSDHGALLDPPTADVSGRCLSMLAQLGEMPATSEPARRAYNYLLKEQEDDGSWYGRWGMNYIYGTWTALCALNAAGISLEDARIKRAAQWLVSIQNADGGWGEDGTSYKLDYRGYEKAPSIPSQTAWALLGLMAAGYVDHPAVARGVEYLQSEQRDHGLWDEERFSATGFPRVFYLRYHGYRKFFPLWALARYRNLTRAGQKRVTVGM from the coding sequence ATGAACGACTTATCCATGACCCAGACGCTGGGCGAAGCACTGCCTCAAACGCTGATCGACGATCATGCTCCCGTTGCCGCCGCGCTGGCGACGGGCGCAGCACCCGTCGACGCGCTCGACGCCGCCGTCACGCGCGCCACGGACGCGATCCTCGCTGCGCAAAAGGACGACGGCCACTGGGTCTACGAACTCGAAGCCGACGCGACGATTCCCGCCGAATACGTGCTGCTCGTGCATTACCTGGGCGAAACGCCGAACGTCGAACTCGAACAGAAGATCGCGCGCTATCTGCGCCGCATCCAGTTGCCCAACGGCGGCTGGCCGCTCTTCACAGACGGCGCGATGGACGTCAGCGCGAGCGTCAAGGCGTACTTCGCGCTGAAGATGGTCGGCGACGCGGAAGACGCCGAGCACATGGTCCGCGCGCGCGAGTGCATCCTCGCGAACGGCGGCGCGGAAGCAGCGAACGTGTTCACGCGGATCCTGCTCGCGCTGTTCGGCGTCGTCACGTGGTACGCGGTGCCGATGATGCCCGTCGAAATCATGCTGCTGCCCAAGTGGTTCCCGTTCCATCTGTCGAAGGTGTCGTACTGGGCGCGCACCGTGATCGTGCCGCTGCTCGTGCTGAACGCGAAGCGTCCAGTCGCGCGCAATCCGCGCGGCGTGCGCATCGACGAACTGTTCCGCGGCGCGCCTGTGACGACAGGCCTGCTGCCGCGTTCGGGCCATCAGAGCAAGAGCTGGTTCGCGTTCTTCCGCGCCGTCGACGGCGTGCTGCGCGTCACGGACGGCCTGTTCCCGAAGGCGTCGCGCGAGCGCGCGATCAAGGCGGCCGTCGATTTCGTCGACGAACGCCTGAACGGCGTGGACGGCCTCGGCGCGATTTTCCCGGCAATGGCGAACTCGGTGATGATGTACGACGTGCTCGGCTATCCCGCCGATCACCCGAACCGCGCGATCGCCCGTGAATCGATCGAAAAACTGCTCGTCATCCACGAAGACGAAGCGTATTGCCAGCCGTGCCTGTCGCCTGTGTGGGACACGTCGCTCGCGGCGCATGCGCTGCTCGAAACGGGCGATCCGCGCGCCGAGCAAGCCGCCGAGGGCGGTCTCGCATGGCTGCGTCCGCTGCAGATTCTCGACGTGCGCGGCGACTGGACCTCGCGCCGTCCCGACGTGCGTCCGGGAGGCTGGGCATTCCAGTACAACAACGCGCATTACCCCGACGTCGACGATACGGCTGTGGTCGCGCTGGCGATGCACCGCTCGGCGGCGCTGACGAAGTCGAATGTCGATGCCAACGCGATTGCGCGCGCCCGCGAATGGGTGGTCGGCATGCAGAGCAGCGACGGCGGCTGGGGCGCGTTCGAGCCCGAAAACACCCAGTATTACCTGAACAACATCCCCTTCTCCGACCACGGTGCGCTGCTCGATCCGCCGACGGCCGACGTGTCGGGCCGCTGTCTGTCGATGCTCGCGCAACTCGGCGAAATGCCCGCGACCAGCGAACCTGCGCGCCGCGCATATAACTACTTGCTGAAAGAGCAGGAAGACGACGGCAGCTGGTACGGCCGCTGGGGCATGAACTACATCTACGGCACGTGGACGGCGCTGTGCGCGCTGAACGCGGCGGGCATCTCTCTCGAAGACGCGCGCATCAAGCGCGCCGCGCAGTGGCTCGTGTCGATCCAGAACGCGGACGGCGGCTGGGGCGAAGACGGCACCAGCTACAAGCTCGACTATCGCGGTTACGAAAAGGCGCCGAGCATTCCGTCGCAAACGGCGTGGGCGCTGCTCGGCCTGATGGCGGCGGGCTATGTCGATCATCCCGCCGTCGCGCGCGGCGTCGAGTACTTGCAAAGCGAGCAGCGCGACCACGGCCTGTGGGACGAAGAGCGCTTTTCGGCGACGGGCTTCCCGCGCGTGTTCTATCTGCGCTACCACGGCTATCGCAAGTTCTTCCCGCTGTGGGCGCTCGCGCGCTACCGCAATCTGACGCGTGCGGGCCAGAAGCGCGTCACCGTCGGCATGTGA
- the hpnD gene encoding presqualene diphosphate synthase HpnD: MAVSNLVVDDTQTDAAAASSGSSFYLAMRILPPAQRDAMYQVYAFCRAVDDIADSDLPRAERDAGLERWRADIDACYAGSPRASLLELTRHIHTFHLQREDFHAMIDGMAMDAAADICAPDEATLDLYCDRVASAAGRLSVRIFGMQEQPGIELSHHLGRALQLTNILRDIDEDAEINRCYLPYELLAREGIATSNPLTIADDPSLPRVCATLAERAKQHFAAADAIMDAQPRAQVKAPRIMSGVYRVLLDRTLERGFDIPRTKVSKPKLRMLAIVARYALF; the protein is encoded by the coding sequence TTGGCCGTTTCCAATCTCGTCGTGGACGACACACAAACTGACGCAGCCGCCGCAAGTTCGGGCAGCTCGTTTTATCTCGCGATGCGCATCTTGCCGCCTGCGCAGCGCGATGCGATGTATCAGGTCTACGCGTTCTGCCGCGCCGTCGACGATATCGCCGACAGCGACCTGCCGCGCGCGGAGCGCGATGCGGGCCTCGAACGCTGGCGGGCGGACATCGACGCGTGCTACGCCGGCTCGCCGCGCGCGTCGCTGCTCGAGCTGACCCGGCACATCCACACGTTCCATCTGCAGCGCGAAGATTTCCACGCGATGATCGATGGCATGGCGATGGACGCCGCCGCCGACATTTGCGCGCCAGACGAAGCCACGCTCGATCTGTATTGCGATCGCGTCGCGAGCGCGGCTGGCCGGCTATCGGTGAGAATTTTCGGGATGCAGGAGCAGCCCGGCATCGAGCTGTCGCACCATCTGGGCCGCGCGCTGCAACTGACGAACATCCTGCGCGATATCGACGAAGATGCGGAAATCAACCGCTGCTATCTGCCGTACGAGTTGCTCGCGCGGGAAGGCATCGCGACGTCGAATCCGCTGACGATCGCCGACGATCCGTCGCTGCCGCGCGTCTGCGCAACCCTCGCGGAGCGCGCGAAGCAGCATTTCGCCGCCGCCGACGCGATCATGGACGCGCAGCCGCGTGCGCAGGTGAAAGCGCCGCGCATCATGTCGGGCGTCTACCGCGTGCTGCTCGATCGCACGCTGGAACGCGGCTTCGACATTCCGCGCACGAAGGTCAGCAAGCCGAAGTTGCGAATGCTGGCCATCGTCGCGCGGTACGCTCTCTTTTGA
- the hpnE gene encoding hydroxysqualene dehydroxylase HpnE, whose amino-acid sequence MRKLVHVIGAGLAGLAAAVQLQRRGAQVVLYEAAEQAGGRCRTYYDRTLGATIDSGNHLVLSGQQATLNYVRAIGSADDLVGPTQPEYPFADLATNQRWTVRMSQGRFPAWIFDARARVPDTQWTDYLSVVPLLLAKPGRTVAQTMRSNGPLWDRMLRPLLLAMTNIDPRRATAELAGAALRDTFASGGPASRPLVARNGLGSAFVDPALRLLQHGGAAIRLGARLDAFEFADGEDGRRVSALRLNGEERIEIGASEAVVLAVTPDMTQSLVPGVQAPRGFSAIVTAHFAVEPPLGHPPLMGLVNATANWLVASDGHLSVTVYDAASQTARLTDMPRDDLARKLWADVAQVTGLSADLPLKWQLNVEPRATFAAQPDDEMRRPATRTRWNNLMLAGDWTATGLPPGIEGAIRSGQKAADTLLNEPMERR is encoded by the coding sequence ATGCGAAAGCTGGTTCACGTGATCGGCGCAGGGCTGGCCGGTCTTGCCGCCGCCGTGCAATTGCAGCGGCGCGGCGCGCAGGTCGTGCTGTACGAGGCGGCCGAGCAGGCAGGCGGCCGCTGCCGCACGTATTACGACCGCACGCTGGGGGCGACCATCGACAGCGGCAACCATCTGGTGCTGTCCGGCCAGCAGGCCACGCTGAACTACGTGCGCGCGATCGGTTCCGCCGACGATCTCGTCGGGCCGACGCAGCCCGAATACCCGTTCGCCGATCTCGCGACGAACCAGCGCTGGACCGTGCGGATGTCGCAGGGACGTTTCCCTGCATGGATTTTCGATGCGCGCGCGCGGGTGCCGGACACGCAATGGACCGATTACCTGTCCGTCGTTCCGCTGCTGCTGGCCAAGCCCGGCCGCACCGTCGCGCAGACCATGCGCAGCAACGGCCCGCTGTGGGACCGCATGCTGCGGCCGCTGCTGCTGGCCATGACGAACATCGATCCGCGCCGCGCGACGGCTGAACTCGCGGGCGCCGCGTTGCGCGACACGTTCGCGTCAGGTGGACCGGCCAGCCGTCCGCTCGTCGCGCGTAACGGCCTGGGCTCGGCCTTCGTCGATCCCGCACTGCGGCTGCTGCAGCATGGCGGCGCGGCGATCCGGCTCGGCGCACGGCTCGATGCATTCGAGTTCGCCGATGGGGAAGACGGCCGCCGGGTTTCCGCATTGCGGCTGAACGGCGAGGAGCGCATCGAAATCGGCGCGAGCGAAGCTGTCGTGCTGGCCGTGACGCCCGATATGACGCAATCGCTCGTGCCGGGCGTGCAGGCGCCGCGCGGTTTTTCGGCGATTGTCACGGCACATTTTGCCGTCGAGCCGCCGCTTGGCCATCCGCCGTTGATGGGCCTCGTCAACGCGACCGCGAACTGGCTGGTGGCGTCCGACGGACACCTGTCGGTGACGGTCTACGATGCGGCAAGCCAGACGGCGAGGCTCACCGACATGCCGCGCGACGATCTCGCGCGCAAGCTGTGGGCCGACGTCGCGCAGGTGACGGGGCTGTCGGCCGATCTGCCGCTGAAGTGGCAGCTGAATGTCGAGCCGCGCGCCACGTTCGCCGCGCAGCCCGACGACGAGATGCGCCGCCCGGCCACGCGCACTCGCTGGAACAACCTGATGCTCGCAGGCGACTGGACGGCAACCGGTCTGCCGCCGGGCATCGAAGGGGCGATACGGTCCGGCCAGAAGGCCGCCGATACGCTATTGAACGAACCGATGGAACGCCGATGA